In a genomic window of Oncorhynchus masou masou isolate Uvic2021 chromosome 4, UVic_Omas_1.1, whole genome shotgun sequence:
- the LOC135523610 gene encoding myomesin-2-like, translating to MATKVMHFNQKKHVSHVSHHSSHTTKHVVKEHSSRKSSSKSVNQVQHTHATEAMAEPAYTVPAFSQRSADEIEEYQRVSSHVGKGLASIQKELHRMRVATKTQVENIEIKREVQEMMHKKVTSSTETDKTPDFLVALRPHAAWEKTPVKLFCTVDGHPRPIVKWYKGGKPVDPLSAPGKYKIESKYGVHSLIISRCVVSDTAEYSAVATNSHGSTTSKAFVTVNRPAGGAYGSCQLSGQVPHMTVIHHSKLEITMLDRFGVSFGTEGGSISLVCTMVVVPDLPNVPPLAQWYRDDKLLKAGKLAEIKVGGGAATLTLPHLAKDDEGLYTLRMWTKDGTTEHSAYLFVKDAAPSVAGAPGAPISVKAFDINSDYVLVAWKPPNTTNEAAITGYFVDKRESGSATWSQCNDAPVRICKYPVHGLSVGHAYHFRVRAVNSAGISRPSRESDKVTALDPAERERRQVTKLDGKHEVVIKEDDLEGYVTLPGEPTDVHASEIFKSYIVLSWKPPSPRGRAPLWYIIEKSVSGTGAWQRINTAVKLQSPRYPVFDLEAGKKYQFRVYSENLYGASEASKPTNPIEKVDEHGVPSAPGQVVATRNTKSSVFVQWDPPKHPNHLIGYYIDASLVGSKAWAPCNHKPYKHTRFVVHGLTPGETYVFRVQAVNIYGLSDESQESTPIAVESALTTPSAPHGITMLSCDGASMIIAWKSPKHCGGSKINAYYVDKRDADTLAWKEVNSAPTKTKTYKVEGLTEGTFYEFKVQAGNLAGVGLPSAPSTPLKCEAWTTTVPGPAYDLALREVRGDSLVILWKAPVYTGASAVTGYIVEMAKKGHHYHPLNEEAIGHCYLQVTGLEAGAEYTFKVKAVNAEGVGKASQASEPVVAKALPGTQEIQCGVDEDTGDIFLSFEACKISETSNFAWSKNYKEISDCPRVAIETKGKHSKLTFVNPDVSDLGAFSVVVTDTEGVSASHTVTEDALNTMLELSYNIRHPIVPLKHQLNYEVLEKGHVRFWLQCLKMSPAVTYRFIVNDKEVTSSDSHKISHDVNTRVIQMTVDHFSKASEATYTVQIHDGRAKNQSSLVLVGDVFKAVLKEAEFQRSEHIRKQGPHFAEYLSYHVDDDCTVLLVCKVANVKKETVFHWFKDEEEIVLATPPNMMSGSVALPISLFSRKDQGHYKAKLSDDRGKDTSVFDISGQVFDDIINAIAHIAGSSASELVLQCTPEGIRLQCYMKYYTEEIRTAWLHKDSKISSSEKMRIAGTAEMAWMQIREPSEKEKGHYSIQIMDATKSHTRTFDLSGQAYTDAYEEYLRLKAAAFAEKNRGRVVGGLPDVVTIMEQKTLSLTCTVWGDPSPEVTWFKNENEVVSTEHAKITFEANKFASLTITAVTPEDSGKYSINVRNKYGGEFVEITVSVYKHGESPPEPKMGGRGATPAPLASKTPAQTPTPAQTPIPQTPTPSLKSPTPSLRSPTPTAKSPTPPRHVKSPSPARSLKSPTPPRK from the exons gaaaTCAAGCTCTAAGTCTGTGAACCAGGTGCAGCACACCCACGCCACAGAGGCTATGGCTGAACCAGCCTATACAGTGCCGGCGTTCAGCCAGAG GAGCGCCGATGAGATAGAGGAGTACCAGCGAGTGTCTAGTCATGTTGGGAAAGGACTTGCTTCAATTCAGAAGGAGCTCCACAGGATGCGAGTGGCCACAAAGACCCAAGTGGAGAATATTGAGATTAAGAGAGAG GTGCAGGAGATGATGCACAAGAAGGTGACGTCGAGTACGGAGACTGACAAGACCCCTGACTTCCTGGTGGCTCTGAGGCCCCACGCCGCGTGGGAGAAGACTCCTGTCAAGCTGTTTTGCACCGTAGACGGTCACCCCAGGCCTATTGTCAAATG GTATAAGGGAGGAAAACCTGTTGACCCACTGAGTGCCCCAGGAAAGTACAAGATTGAGAGCAAGTATGGAGTACACAGTCTGATTATTAGCAG GTGCGTGGTGAGTGATACTGCAGAGTACAGCGCCGTGGCAACGAACTCCCATGGATCAACTACCAGCAAGGCCTTTGTCACTGTCAATa GACCAGCAGGAGGAGCCTATGGGTCCTGCCAGCTTTCTGGTCAAG TGCCCCACATGACTGTGATCCACCACAGTAAGCTGGAGATCACCATGCTGGATAGGTTTGGAGTGTCGTTCGGAACAGAGGGAGGTTCCATTAGTCTGGTGTGTACCATGGTGGTGGTCCCTGATCTGCCCAACGTACCACCATTGGCCCAGTGGTACAGAGACG ATAAACTGCTGAAGGCAGGGAAGTTGGCTGAGATTAAGGTTGGTGGGGGCGCTGCCACTTTGACTTTGCCCCACCTGGCCAAGGATGACGAGGGTCTGTACACCCTCCGCATGTGGACGAAGGATGGCACCACCGAGCACAGCGCCTACCTCTTTGTGAAAG ATGCTGCTCCCTCTGTGGCCGGAGCACCCGGTGCACCAATCAGCGTCAAGGCGTTTGACATCAACTCGGACTACGTCCTGGTTGCCTGGAAACCCCCCAACACCACCAACGAGGCTGCCATCACCGGATACTTTGTGGACAA ACGTGAGTCTGGTAGTGCTACCTGGTCCCAGTGTAACGACGCCCCAGTGCGGATCTGTAAGTACCCCGTGCACGGCCTGAGCGTGGGTCACGCCTACCACTTCCGGGTCAGGGCTGTCAACAGTGCCGGGATCAGCAGACCGTCCCGGGAGTCTGACAAGGTGACTGCCCTGGACCCAGCTGAGCGAGAGAGACGGCAAG TGACTAAACTGGATGGGAAACATGAAGTAGTGATTAAAGAGGATGACCTGGAAG GTTACGTTACATTGCCGGGGGAGCCTACAGATGTGCATGCCTCAGAGATATTCAAATCATATATCGTGCTGAGCTGGAAACCCCCCAGCCCTCGTGGACGGGCACCACTGTGGTACATCATTGAGAAG TCTGTGTCAGGCACTGGGGCTTGGCAGAGGATCAACACAGCAGTGAAACTGCAGTCCCCTCGCTACCCTGTTTTCGATTTGGAAGCCGGGAAAAAGTACCAGTTCCGTGTGTATTCTGAGAACTTGTACGGCGCCAGCGAGGCCTCTAAGCCTACAAATCCCATCGAAAAGGTGGATGAGCATG GTGTTCCCTCTGCTCCTGGTCAGGTGGTTGCCACCAGGAACACCAAGTCCTCTGTGTTTGTGCAGTGGGACCCCCCCAAACACCCCAACCACCTCATTGGGTACTACATAGATGCCTCTTTGGTGGGATCCAAGGCCTGGGCCCCATGCAACCACAAGCCCTACAAGCACACCAG GTTTGTGGTCCATGGACTGACCCCGGGGGAGACCTATGTGTTCCGTGTCCAGGCTGTCAACATCTATGGCCTCAGTGATGAGTCCCAGGAGTCTACTCCTATTGCTGTGGAGTCCGCCCTCA CGACTCCCAGTGCACCTCATGGCATCACCATGCTGAGCTGTGACGGAGCCTCCATGATCATTGCCTGGAAGAGCCCCAAGCACTGCGGTGGCTCCAAGATCAACGCCTACTATGTCGACAAGCGTGATGCAGACACCCTGGCCTGGAAGGAGGTCAACTCTGCCCCTACCAAGACCAAGACCTACAAG GTCGAAGGTCTGACGGAGGGAACCTTCTACGAGTTTAAGGTCCAGGCTGGGAACCTGGCAGGTGTTGGTCTGCCCTCTGCTCCCAGCACACCTCTGAAGTGTGAGGCCTGGACTACCACAGTACCTG GTCCAGCCTATGACTTGGCCCTCAGAGAGGTCAGAGGTGACTCCCTGGTCATCCTGTGGAAGGCCCCTGTCTACACCGGCGCCAGTGCCGTCACTGGATACATCGTGGAGATGGCCAAGAAGGGCCATCACTACCACCCCCTGAATGAAGAGGCTATTGGCCACTGTTACCTGCAG GTGACTGGTCTGGAGGCAGGAGCAGAGTATACGTTCAAAGTGAAGGCTGTCAACGCTGAGGGAGTAGGAAAGGCCTCCCAGGCATCTGAGCCAGTGGTTGCCAAGGCTCTGCCAG GCACCCAGGAGATCCAGTGTGGAGTGGATGAGGACACTGGTGATATTTTCCTGTCATTCGAGGCCTGTAAGATTTCTGAGACCTCCAACTTTGCTTGGTCTAAGAACTACAAAGAAATCAGTGACTGTCCAAGAGTTGCCATAGAAACTAAGGGCAAACA CTCTAAGCTGACTTTCGTCAACCCAGACGTGAGTGATTTGGGTGCCTTCTCTGTGGTTGTGACTGACACTGAAGGAGTTTCTGCCAGCCACACCGTGACAGAGGATG CCCTGAACACCATGCTGGAACTCAGCTACAACATCAGACATCCAA TTGTCCCACTGAAGCACCAACTGAACTATGAGGTTCTAGAGAAGGGCCACGTGCGTTTCTGGCTGCAGTGCCTCAAGATGTCACCCGCCGTCACCTATAGGTTCATTGTCAATGACAAGGAGGTCACCAGCAGTGAT AGCCACAAGATCAGCCATGATGTGAACACCAGGGTGATCCAGATGACTGTGGATCACTTCTCCAAGGCCAGCGAGGCCACCTACACCGTCCAGATCCACGATGGCAGAGCCAAGAACCAGAGCTCTCTGGTCCTGGTGGGAGATG TGTTCAAGGCTGTCTTGAAGGAGGCTGAGTTCCAGAGGTCAGAGCACATCAGGAAACAAG GTCCCCACTTTGCTGAGTACCTTTCCTATCATGTGGATGACGACTGTACTGTTCTGCTCGTCTGCAAG GTTGCCAATGTGAAGAAAGAGACTGTGTTCCACTGGTTCAAGGATGAGGAGGAGATCGTTCTGGCGACCCCTCCTAACATGATGTCTGGATCCGTTGCTCTCCCCATCTCCTTG TTCTCCAGGAAAGACCAGGGCCATTACAAGGCTAAACTCAGTGATGACAGAGGGAAAGACACTTCTGTCTTTGACATTTCTGGCCAAG TATTTGATGATATTATCAACGCCATTGCCCACATTGCTG GGTCTTCTGCCTCTGAGCTGGTGCTTCAGTGTACCCCAGAAGGCATCAGGCTCCAGTGCTACATGAAGTACTACACAGAGGAGATCAGGACTGCCTGGTTGCACAA GGATAGCAAGATCTCGTCGTCTGAGAAGATGAGGATCGCCGGCACAGCTGAGATGGCCTGGATGCAGATCAGGGAGCCatcagagaaggagaagggacaCTACTCCATCCAGATTATGGATGCCACCAAGTCCCACACTCGCACATTCGACCTCTCCGGACAAG CGTATACCGATGCCTATGAGGAGTACCTGAGACTCAA GGCTGCAGCCTTCGCTGAGAAGA ACCGTGGTAGAGTGGTTGGTGGTCTGCCGGATGTGGTCACCATTATGGAGCAGAAG ACCCTGAGCCTGACCTGCACAGTCTGGGGTGACCCCAGCCCAGAGGTCACCTGGTTCAAGAATGAAAATGAGGTAGTCTCCACTGAGCACGCCAAGATAACGTTTGAGGCCAATAAGTTTGCCAGCCTCACCATCACCGCCGTCACGCCGGAGGACTCCGGCAAGTACAGCATCAACGTACGGAACAAATATGGCGGGGAGTTCGTGGAGATCACCGTGAGCGTCTACAAGCACGGCGAGAGCCCCCCCGAGCCCAaaatgggagggagaggagcaacACCTGCACCCCTGGCCTCCAAGACCCCTGCCCAAACCCCTACCCCTGCCCAAACCCCCATCCCCCAGACCCCCACCCCATCCCTTAAGTCCCCCACCCCTTCCCTAAGGTCCCCCACCCCAACCGCCAAATCCCCAACCCCCCCTAGGCATGTTAAGTCACCCAGCCCTGCCAGATCTCTCAAGTCACCAACCCCCCCTAGAAAGTAA